From Mustela nigripes isolate SB6536 unplaced genomic scaffold, MUSNIG.SB6536 HiC_scaffold_3420, whole genome shotgun sequence, one genomic window encodes:
- the LOC132009032 gene encoding protocadherin beta-10-like, whose translation MEARTLCCPRQRQVLFLFLFGGVSLAGSGFGRYSVTEETERGSFVANLAKDLGLGDQELVARGARVVSDDNKQHLLLDSQTGDLLTNEKLDQEKLCGLTEPCMLYFQILMDKPFQIYRAELRVRDINDHSPMFRDQETVLKILESTAEGTAFRLERAEDADGGLNGIQSYTINLNPFFHIKISDSDEGMIYPELVLDKALDREKQHELSLTLTALDGGTPPRSGTTTIRIVILDINDNVPQFSQTIYETQTPENSTVGSLIAKVSAGDIDSGVNADISYSLFDASEDIRTTFQVNPYSGEIILLVLLDYELIKSYKISIQAMDGGGLTATCTVLVEVLDVNDNPPELVISSLSNYVAENSPETVLAVFRIKDRDSGENGKMLCYIQDNLPFLLKPSVENFYILMTEGGLDRESQVEYNITITVTDLGTPRL comes from the coding sequence ATGGAGGCTCGAACGTTGTGCTGCCCAAGACAAAGGCaagtcctatttctttttctgtttggggGAGTATCCTTGGCAGGTTCTGGGTTTGGACGATATTCGGTAacagaggaaacagagagaggaTCATTTGTTGCCAATCTGGCAAAAGATTTGGGGCTAGGGGACCAGGAGTTGGTTGCAAGGGGAGCCCGGGTGGTCTCCGATGACAACAAACAACACCTGCTCCTGGATTCTCAGACTGGAGATTTGCTTACGAATGAGAAACTGGACCAAGAGAAACTGTGTGGCCTCACGGAGCCCTGCATGctatatttccaaattttaatgGATAAACCCTTTCAGATTTACCGGGCTGAACTGAGGGTAAGGGATATAAATGATCATTCACCAATGTTTCGGGACCAAGAGACagtcttaaaaatattagaaagtacAGCTGAAGGGACAGCATTTCGACTAGAAAGAGCAGAAGATGCAGATGGAGGACTTAACGGTATCCAAAGCTACACCATCAACCTGAACCcttttttccatattaaaattaGTGACAGTGATGAAGGCATGATATATCCAGAGCTAGTGTTGGATAAGGCACTGGATCGGGAGAAGCAGCATGAGCTCAGTTTAACTCTCACAGCACTGGATGGTGGGACTCCACCCAGGTCTGGGACCACGACAATACGAATTGTGATCCTGGACATCAATGATAATGTCCCCCAGTTTTCTCAGACAATCTATGAGACCCAGACCCCAGAGAACAGCACAGTAGGATCTCTTATTGCAAAAGTCTCTGCAGGAGATATAGATTCTGGAGTCAATGCGGACATATCCTATTCACTTTTTGATGCTTCCGAAGATATACGAACAACCTTTCAAGTCAATCCTTATTCTGGGGAAATTATTCTCTTAGTGTTGCTTGATTATGAGCTAATAAAGTCTTACAAAATAAGTATACAGGCAATGGATGGAGGGGGCCTTACTGCAACATGTACAGTTTTGGTGGAGGTATTAGACGTCAATGACAATCCCCCTGAACTGGTCATATCATCACTTTCCAACTATGTTGCTGAGAACTCTCCTGAGACGGTACTCGCTGTTTTTAGAATTAAAGACAGAGATtctggagaaaatggaaagatgctTTGCTACATTCAAGATAATCTGCCATTCCTTCTAAAACCCTCTGTGGAAAATTTCTACATCCTAATGACAGAAGGAGGGCTGGACAGAGAGAGCCAGGTCGAGTACAACATCACCATCACCGTCACCGACCTGGGGACCCCCAGGCTG